Part of the Psychromonas sp. psych-6C06 genome, GCAAAATGTCTTTAAGCTGGCGTTGTTATTAGCAACGATTAATCCTGCCTTAGGTGGCGTATTAATATCAGGGCCACGTGGTTGTGCGAAATCGACATTAGCAAGAGCAATCGCAGATCTTCTTCCGGTAAAAACGGAACTGCCCCCTGCATTTATTACCTTGCCACTCGGTGCTAGCGAAGAGATGTTGATTGGTAGTCTCGATTTAGAACAGGTTTTACAGCAGAAATCAGTACAGTTTTCACCGGGATTATTAAAAAAAGCTCACGGTGGTGTATTGTATGTCGACGAAGTCAATTTGTTGCCTGATCACCTTGTGGATCAGTTACTTGATGTCGCCAGCAGTGGTGTTAATCGGGTTGAGCGTGATGGTGTTAGTCACAGTCATGATGCGCGTTTTACTTTGATAGGCACAATGAACCCAGATGAAGGGGAACTAAGACCGCAGTTAAAAGATCGTTTTGGATTGATGGTTGAATTAGACAATCGTTACAGTGTGCAAGAGCGGGTCAACATCATCACCACACGGCAGGCTTACGAGCAAGATAAAATCGCTTTTTGTCAGCGCTATCAAACTCAGCAATTACAATTACAGCAACAGATCAGTGATGCCCAGCAACGCTTACCACAGGTCAGTTGCGATCAAGCTTGTTTGCTTGAAATTGCCACACGTTGCCAGCAAGCAAATGTTGAAGGATTACGCGCAGATATTATGATGCATCGCGCTAGTTTGACACATGCTGCATGGTGTGCGCGAGATGCTGTGACGCTGGAAGATATTCAACAAGTCGCGCCTTTGGTACTGCTGCACCGCGAGCAACAAAATGGCGATGCCTCTGGCCCTAGCAATAAAACACCACCCCCTGAGCAGGGCGGTGGTTTTTCTCGTCCGCCACAGGCAAATGACCATCAATTACCTAGCCATCAATCATCTAATGATAAAAATGAGGCACCATCAGCGCAGTCACAAACCTCGCAGGCGGGTGAATGGGGAGCAATGCCTAATAATAACGGAGAAGCACAGCGAACTGATACGACGCAAAACATAACGCTGCCTGAATACCAATATACCCCGCTAACAGAAGCTCTAAAACCTGAGCAATACCTCGCCTTTCATGCAAAGCAGGGGGCGCTGACCAACAGTGTGGGATATAAAAAATCATCACTTATGAGCAGTAAACCTGACTGGTTTAGCACCTTAAGGCAGAGTGTCGGAGAGTGGCCACCTAAACGTTTAGCGTTTAAAAGGCTTGCTCTTGGTGAACAAAAATTGCATCTGATTTTGCTCGATACCTCCGCTTCTACACTAACCCATCAGCTTTCTTCTATTGCCAAATCGGTAGTGATGAAAATTACCGATAACGCGTATCTTCGTCGTGACAAATTGAGTGTATTAGGTTTTGGTAATGACCATGTAGAAACACTTATAAAAGCAGGGCGGGCACCTAAAAATGTACAACATAAACTCGATAATCTCTGCGCGCAGGGGGGCACGCCGTTACGTCTTGCATTGCACCAAGCACACAAACAGATAACAAAATTACAGCAACAGTTTCCGGCTATTTCGCTGTGTTGTTATTTGATAACGGATGGAAGAAGTCGCGTTAACGTTGATGATTTAAAACTGTCTGTGCCGACCTTGCTGGTGGACATTGAAAAAGCGCAAATAAAACGCGGCCGTGGCAAGGTACTCGCGCAACAACTAGGGGCGCAATATGTTGCGTTACAGGCATAACAATGAGTAATAATAAGCAAGCCAGTTGTCCCGCACTGTTTCTGGCAGCCCCTGCATCAGGGCAAGGAAAAACCACTATTACCGCTGCTATGGCGCGTTACTTTTCTGAGCAAGGTTATCGGGTGCGGGTCTTTAAAACTGGCCCAGATTATCTTGACCCGCAAATATTAGCACAGGCCTCCCATAGCCATGTTGAGCAGTTGGATATGTGGATGGCAGGTGAGCAATATTGCCAGCAAAAGCTTTATGAAGCAGCGCTTGAAGCGGATCTTATTTTAGTCGAAGGGGCAATGGGCTTATTTGATGGCGAGCCTTCTAGTGCCGATTTAGCATCACGTTTTAATATCCCCGTGGCGATTGTGATGGATGTTAAAGGGATGGCGCAAACGGCAGGGGCCATTGCTATCGGCTTAGCAAATTACCGAGCAGGCAAAGAAGAGCAGTTTAAATGCGCTGGTCTTATTGCGAATAATTGCAGTACAGATAGGCATGCACAATTAATTCGTGAGGCGCTTTGTGAGCATTTACCCTTGCTAGCCTGTTTGAAAAAAGATGATCATATTGCACTGCCTGAGCGTCATTTAGGGCTCGTGCAGGCCAGTGAAGTTGCCGAGCAGTTAGAACAAAAATTCACGGATGGATGTGA contains:
- a CDS encoding AAA family ATPase, giving the protein MKNSQPSSDLSFPFSAVQGQNVFKLALLLATINPALGGVLISGPRGCAKSTLARAIADLLPVKTELPPAFITLPLGASEEMLIGSLDLEQVLQQKSVQFSPGLLKKAHGGVLYVDEVNLLPDHLVDQLLDVASSGVNRVERDGVSHSHDARFTLIGTMNPDEGELRPQLKDRFGLMVELDNRYSVQERVNIITTRQAYEQDKIAFCQRYQTQQLQLQQQISDAQQRLPQVSCDQACLLEIATRCQQANVEGLRADIMMHRASLTHAAWCARDAVTLEDIQQVAPLVLLHREQQNGDASGPSNKTPPPEQGGGFSRPPQANDHQLPSHQSSNDKNEAPSAQSQTSQAGEWGAMPNNNGEAQRTDTTQNITLPEYQYTPLTEALKPEQYLAFHAKQGALTNSVGYKKSSLMSSKPDWFSTLRQSVGEWPPKRLAFKRLALGEQKLHLILLDTSASTLTHQLSSIAKSVVMKITDNAYLRRDKLSVLGFGNDHVETLIKAGRAPKNVQHKLDNLCAQGGTPLRLALHQAHKQITKLQQQFPAISLCCYLITDGRSRVNVDDLKLSVPTLLVDIEKAQIKRGRGKVLAQQLGAQYVALQA